A window of Chloroflexota bacterium contains these coding sequences:
- a CDS encoding dihydroorotate dehydrogenase electron transfer subunit, with product MSVVQERARVISNEPVADGLLIVRLHSPQIAAQCQPAQFVHVRCGDGIDPLLLRPFSMLTVDREAGTLDILYQVVGRGTEILQNRRASDEILQLGPLGKTFTTPPNQSNLLMIGGGIGIAPLVFLAETMIAQGYTVTLLAGARTAARHLPAEYVPPEVEYVLATEDGSAGHHGHVTDLIAEYYLWSDAVYVCGPWPMIAAIDAAYQARAWGWNSKKPIQVSLENQMGCAMGVCLGCVVTTPRGYQRVCRDGPVFPLRDLHREIASRPEHSVRQTETMGR from the coding sequence ATGAGCGTTGTTCAAGAACGAGCGAGGGTCATTTCCAACGAGCCCGTCGCTGACGGTCTCTTGATAGTCCGGCTGCACTCGCCGCAGATTGCCGCGCAGTGCCAACCCGCGCAATTCGTCCACGTGCGTTGCGGTGACGGCATCGATCCGCTCCTGCTGCGTCCCTTCAGCATGCTGACGGTGGACCGGGAAGCGGGCACGCTCGACATCCTCTATCAAGTGGTCGGACGCGGCACGGAAATCCTCCAGAACCGGCGAGCCAGTGATGAAATCCTGCAGCTTGGCCCCTTGGGCAAGACTTTCACCACGCCGCCCAACCAAAGCAATCTCCTGATGATTGGGGGCGGCATCGGCATAGCACCGTTGGTCTTTTTGGCGGAGACGATGATTGCGCAGGGCTACACCGTCACATTGCTGGCGGGCGCCCGCACCGCCGCCCGCCATCTCCCTGCCGAATACGTGCCGCCTGAAGTGGAGTACGTGCTGGCAACCGAAGATGGTTCGGCAGGCCATCACGGTCACGTAACGGATCTCATTGCCGAATACTATCTCTGGAGTGACGCCGTCTACGTCTGCGGCCCGTGGCCGATGATCGCGGCAATAGACGCAGCATATCAAGCACGCGCTTGGGGCTGGAACAGCAAAAAGCCCATCCAGGTCTCGTTAGAGAACCAGATGGGCTGCGCCATGGGGGTCTGTCTCGGGTGCGTCGTCACGACACCCCGCGGCTACCAGCGCGTCTGTCGCGACGGTCCGGTGTTCCCGTTGCGCGACTTGCATCGAGAAATCGCCTCTCGACCGGAGCATAGTGTGAGACAGACCGAGACCATGGGCCGGTAA